One Ctenopharyngodon idella isolate HZGC_01 chromosome 9, HZGC01, whole genome shotgun sequence DNA window includes the following coding sequences:
- the gli2a gene encoding zinc finger protein GLI2a isoform X2 has protein sequence METTSPTTTEKKECKGSGLDGSSFSDLPKKPSPTTASRAPHLFSTFHTPIPIDMRHHEGRYHYEPHPLHPMHGPHGLAGSPVISDISLIRLSPHAAATGESPFNPPHPYVNPHMEHYLRSVHSSPTLSMISAARGLSPADVTHEHLKERSLFGLPPPPPGANPSEYYHLIASHRSPYGDLLMQTGAAAAHLPDYMSPVDMSRFPSPRLTPRVSRKRALSISPVSDASIDLQTMIRTSPNSLVAYINNSRSSSAASSSYGHLSVGAISPSFTFPHPITPVAYHQLLSQQRGLNAFGHTPPLLQPSPSLSTRQQTLVAAAALTNNNSADTNTESSQNAGGDPAVSSTVNPMIFKRSKVKTEADGPHPISPGSQDHMELREELDKDECKQEPEAVYETNCHWEGCSKEYDTQDQLVHHINNDHIHGEKKEFVCRWEECSREQKPFKAQYMLVVHMRRHTGEKPHKCTFEGCSKAYSRLENLKTHLRSHTGEKPYVCEHEGCNKAFSNASDRAKHQNRTHSNEKPYVCKIPGCTKRYTDPSSLRKHVKTVHGPEAHVTKKQRGDAPPKPHPPKGNGENEAHTKHVRGRTDGLGEANSTTRGVEDCQHVKSIKTENTVMYQSSPGGQSSCSSEPSPLGSATNNDSGVEMAMHSGGSLGDLSALDDTPVVDSTGSPGTSAGVGLQLRKNRGLLHLEHIKKEKLKTVRDSCSWANASPQVRNTKLPPIPSIDSLLETSNTGTQMPGPPTQRSGDLSSYEMTMLNQLHERRDSSTSTMSSAYTLSRRSSGISPCYSSRRSSEASQFGVRNNNVSSADSYDPISTDMSRRSSEASQCGGAGGLPSLLNLTPAQHYRLKAKYAAATGGAPPTPLPNMDRMSLRTRMALYNDSQESSTHLHHSQGVINSRRCSDTGYSAPGMMPHEVQANLLRRASDPVRRTTFDPLSLPRVQRFNSISNMNLSRLPALDRRAFNLQSNTCSDGSLHRHPFSQRPPSISENVLMENMASEGGDQQEDDIVLPDDMVQYLRSQNGSSHQDLGISVNGGHALDFHGNMTSQQQQIYGQWRIGMASNTGSHVEPICSHPEQTADTQDMNKNNMPVQWNEVSSGSVDTTARLPKQQQLRGNLAVVQQKQNFGPYQGFGTNQQIVPMNQNLASMQQGYPQRTIQRMNSVQQYRQSVTNPCQNLSEQVNPQSVYRQDLNFNSSQHLTCNSMGPPNGRAVQNQQMQNYRSNFTHMNNMNNANQQNYVPLTAGQNAGRGQIQPRPPSEPKPLNRQHSGSGMVQQNGCSLSNANSSEASPKRPGDFGQHGNGNGTVYYSGEIHMLDPIVDYGSPMSPCTNQAPVASVSTMASPGVNQVTSTVDSTQTLEHTQIDFDAILDDGDHSSLMSGTLSPGLLQSLSQNSSRLTTPRNSVTLASIPAGIGNMAIGDMSSMLTALAEESKFLNMMA, from the exons ACCTCATGGATTAGCTGGCAGTCCAGTTATCTCTGATATCTCTCTCATTCGACTGTCGCCTCACGCTGCAGCTACCGGAGAATCCCCCTTCAACCCACCACACCCGTATGTCAACCCACACATGGAGCACTACCTGCGATCAGTCCATAGCAGCCCCACTCTCTCCATGATCTCTGCAGCACGAGGACTGAGCCCCGCTGACG TGACCCATGAACACCTGAAGGAGCGGAGCTTGTTTGGCCTGCCCCCTCCTCCACCTGGGGCCAATCCCTCAGAGTACTATCACCTCATCGCCAGTCACCGCAGTCCTTATGGAGACCTGCTCATGCAGACGGGGGCCGCAGCTGCTCACCTTCCTGACTACATGAGCCCAGTGGACA TGTCCCGTTTCCCCAGTCCCAGACTGACGCCGAGGGTGAGCAGGAAGCGAGCGCTGTCCATCTCTCCTGTCTCGGATGCCAGCATCGACCTGCAGACCATGATCCGCACCTCGCCCAATTCTCTGGTGGCCTACATCAATAACTCCCGCTCCAGCTCGGCTGCCAGCAGCTCTTACGGCCACCTCTCTGTTGGGGCCATCAG TCCATCCTTCACATTCCCACATCCTATCACACCAGTTGCATACCACCAGCTGTTGTCCCAACAGAGAGGTCTAAATGCATTTGGACACACTCCCCCCCTTCTGCAGCCTTCTCCTTCCCTCAGTACCAGGCAGCAGACGCTGGTGGCAGCTGCTGCTCTGACCAACAACAACAGCGCCGACACCAACACAGAGTCCAGCCAG AATGCTGGTGGAGATCCTGCTGTCAGCAGCACTGTCAACCCTATGATCTTCAAGAGGTCAAAGGTGAAGACTGAAGCAGATGGACCCCACCCCATCTCACCTGGTTCTCAG GATCACATGGAGTTACGGGAGGAACTTGATAAAGATGAATGCAAGCAAGAACCTGAGGCCGTGTATGAGACCAACTGCCACTGGGAGGGATGTTCCAAAGAGTACGACACCCAGGACCAGCTAGTTCAT CATATCAATAACGACCACATCCATGGAGAGAAGAAGGAGTTTGTGTGCCGATGGGAGGAGTGCTCACGAGAACAGAAGCCTTTTAAGGCCCAGTACATGCTTGTGGTTCACATGCGTCGACACACTGGGGAGAAGCCCCATAAGTGCACA TTTGAAGGTTGCTCGAAAGCTTACTCTCGACTGGAAAACCTCAAAACTCACTTGAGGTCCCACACAGGGGAGAAACCTTATGTATGCGAGCATGAGGGTTGCAACAAGGCGTTTTCCAATGCTTCAGACCGAGCCAAGCACCAGAACCGCACACACTCAAATGAG AAACCATATGTGTGCAAGATCCCAGGTTGCACAAAACGCTATACAGACCCCAGTTCTCTCAGGAAACATGTGAAGACCGTTCATGGTCCAGAAGCACATGTCACTAAGAAGCAGCGTGGTGATGCACCACCTAAACCTCACCCCCCTAAAGGGAATGGAGAAAATGAGGCACACACAAAGCATGTAAGGGGAAGAACAGACGGGTTAGGGGAGGCCAACAGCACCACCCGAGGAGTGGAGGATTGCCAACATGTCAAGTCTATCAAGACGGAAAACACAGTG ATGTATCAGTCCAGCCCTGGTGGTCAGTCATCATGTAGCAGTGAGCCATCGCCACTTGGCAGTGCCACCAACAATGACAGTGGAGTAGAGATGGCCATGCACAGTGGAGGCAGTTTGGGGGACCTGAGTGCTTTAGATGACACGCCTGTAGTAGATTCTACCGGTTCTCCAGGTACTTCTGCAGGAGTAGGTCTTCAGCTGCGTAAAAACAGGGGACTACTACATCTTGAGCACATCAAGAAGGAAAAACTAAAAACTGTAAGAGACTCCTGCTCCTGGGCAAATGCTTCACCTCAAGTCCGAAATACCAAGCTGCCTCCAATACCCTCTATTG ACTCATTGCTGGAGACTTCAAATACGGGCACTCAGATGCCTGGACCTCCAACGCAACGTTCAGGAGATTTGTCTTCGTATGAGATGACAATGCTAAATCAGCTGCATGAGCGCAGAGACAGCTCCACCAGCACAATGAGCTCAGCATATACGCTAAGTCGTCGGTCCTCTGGTATTTCACCCTGCTACTCCAGTCGTCGCTCTAGCGAGGCTTCGCAATTTGGAGTCCGCAACAACAATGTCAGCTCAGCAGATTCCTATGACCCCATCTCCACAGATATGTCGCGGCGCTCCAGTGAAGCTAGCCAATGCGGCGGTGCAGGTGGACTACCAAGTTTACTAAATCTCACGCCGGCACAACACTACCGTCTCAAGGCGAAATACGCTGCAGCCACAGGGGGTGCACCACCGACACCTCTACCCAACATGGATCGCATGAGTCTTAGAACTAGAATGGCCCTGTACAATGACTCGCAAGAAAGTTCAACACATTTGCACCATTCCCAAGGTGTAATCAACTCAAGACGCTGCAGTGACACCGGCTACAGTGCCCCTGGCATGATGCCTCATGAAGTTCAGGCTAACCTCCTGCGACGAGCAAGTGATCCTGTTCGTCGTACAACTTTCGACCCGCTCTCCTTGCCAAGGGTTCAGCGTTTCAACAGCATCAGCAACATGAACTTATCGCGTCTGCCTGCGTTAGATCGACGTGCTTTCAACTTGCAGAGCAACACTTGTTCTGATGGCAGCTTGCACCGTCATCCCTTCAGCCAAAGGCCACCTAGTATTTCAGAGAATGTTTTAATGGAGAATATGGCCAGTGAAGGAGGTGATCAGCAAGAGGATGATATAGTACTTCCGGATGACATGGTACAGTACCTCAGGTCCCAGAATGGTAGCTCACATCAGGACCTAGGGATTTCTGTCAATGGCGGTCATGCACTAGACTTCCATGGTAATATGACCTCCCAACAACAACAGATCTACGGGCAATGGCGAATTGGCATGGCAAGCAACACTGGAAGCCATGTAGAGCCTATTTGCTCACATCCAGAGCAAACGGCTGATACTCAAGACATGAACAAGAACAACATGCCTGTGCAATGGAACGAGGTCAGTTCTGGTTCTGTAGATACAACTGCAAGGCTTCCAAAGCAGCAACAACTCCGAGGGAACTTGGCAGTGGTTCAGCAGAAGCAGAATTTTGGACCTTACCAAGGCTTTGGCACTAATCAACAGATAGTACCAATGAACCAGAATCTGGCTAGCATGCAACAGGGTTATCCACAAAGGACCATCCAGAGGATGAACTCTGTCCAGCAGTATCGGCAGTCTGTTACTAATCCGTGTCAGAATCTCAGCGAGCAAGTAAACCCTCAGTCGGTATATCGGCAGGACCTCAATTTCAACTCCAGTCAACACCTAACATGTAACAGCATGGGTCCACCCAATGGGAGAGCGGTGCAAAACCAACAGATGCAGAATTACAGATCAAACTTTACACACATGAATAATATGAATAACGCCAACCAGCAAAATTACGTTCCCCTTACTGCCGGTCAAAATGCAGGCAGAGGACAAATACAGCCCAGACCTCCATCCGAGCCCAAACCTTTGAATAGGCAACACTCAGGGTCAGGTATGGTTCAGCAGAATGGTTGCTCCCTGTCCAACGCCAACTCCTCAGAAGCTAGCCCAAAGAGACCAGGTGACTTTGGTCAACACGGCAATGGGAATGGCACTGTGTACTATTCAGGAGAGATCCATATGTTGGACCCCATCGTGGATTATGGTTCTCCCATGTCCCCGTGTACAAACCAAGCCCCTGTTGCTTCAGTGTCTACAATGGCTTCTCCTGGGGTTAATCAGGTCACCAGCACAGTGGACTCCACTCAAACCCTTGAGCACACTCAAATAGACTTCGATGCCATTTTGGATGATGGAGACCATTCGAGCCTAATGTCCGGCACATTAAGTCCGGGTCTTCTGCAGAGTCTTTCGCAGAATTCCTCACGGCTCACCACCCCGCGTAACTCTGTTACTTTAGCTTCGATACCGGCAGGTATTGGCAACATGGCCATTGGTGACATGAGCTCAATGTTAACGGCCCTTGCAGAGGAAAGCAAATTCTTAAACATGATGGCATGA
- the gli2a gene encoding zinc finger protein GLI2a isoform X1, with the protein METTSPTTTEKKECKGSGLDGSSFSDLPKKPSPTTASRAPHLFSTFHTPIPIDMRHHEGRYHYEPHPLHPMHGPHGLAGSPVISDISLIRLSPHAAATGESPFNPPHPYVNPHMEHYLRSVHSSPTLSMISAARGLSPADAVTHEHLKERSLFGLPPPPPGANPSEYYHLIASHRSPYGDLLMQTGAAAAHLPDYMSPVDMSRFPSPRLTPRVSRKRALSISPVSDASIDLQTMIRTSPNSLVAYINNSRSSSAASSSYGHLSVGAISPSFTFPHPITPVAYHQLLSQQRGLNAFGHTPPLLQPSPSLSTRQQTLVAAAALTNNNSADTNTESSQNAGGDPAVSSTVNPMIFKRSKVKTEADGPHPISPGSQDHMELREELDKDECKQEPEAVYETNCHWEGCSKEYDTQDQLVHHINNDHIHGEKKEFVCRWEECSREQKPFKAQYMLVVHMRRHTGEKPHKCTFEGCSKAYSRLENLKTHLRSHTGEKPYVCEHEGCNKAFSNASDRAKHQNRTHSNEKPYVCKIPGCTKRYTDPSSLRKHVKTVHGPEAHVTKKQRGDAPPKPHPPKGNGENEAHTKHVRGRTDGLGEANSTTRGVEDCQHVKSIKTENTVMYQSSPGGQSSCSSEPSPLGSATNNDSGVEMAMHSGGSLGDLSALDDTPVVDSTGSPGTSAGVGLQLRKNRGLLHLEHIKKEKLKTVRDSCSWANASPQVRNTKLPPIPSIDSLLETSNTGTQMPGPPTQRSGDLSSYEMTMLNQLHERRDSSTSTMSSAYTLSRRSSGISPCYSSRRSSEASQFGVRNNNVSSADSYDPISTDMSRRSSEASQCGGAGGLPSLLNLTPAQHYRLKAKYAAATGGAPPTPLPNMDRMSLRTRMALYNDSQESSTHLHHSQGVINSRRCSDTGYSAPGMMPHEVQANLLRRASDPVRRTTFDPLSLPRVQRFNSISNMNLSRLPALDRRAFNLQSNTCSDGSLHRHPFSQRPPSISENVLMENMASEGGDQQEDDIVLPDDMVQYLRSQNGSSHQDLGISVNGGHALDFHGNMTSQQQQIYGQWRIGMASNTGSHVEPICSHPEQTADTQDMNKNNMPVQWNEVSSGSVDTTARLPKQQQLRGNLAVVQQKQNFGPYQGFGTNQQIVPMNQNLASMQQGYPQRTIQRMNSVQQYRQSVTNPCQNLSEQVNPQSVYRQDLNFNSSQHLTCNSMGPPNGRAVQNQQMQNYRSNFTHMNNMNNANQQNYVPLTAGQNAGRGQIQPRPPSEPKPLNRQHSGSGMVQQNGCSLSNANSSEASPKRPGDFGQHGNGNGTVYYSGEIHMLDPIVDYGSPMSPCTNQAPVASVSTMASPGVNQVTSTVDSTQTLEHTQIDFDAILDDGDHSSLMSGTLSPGLLQSLSQNSSRLTTPRNSVTLASIPAGIGNMAIGDMSSMLTALAEESKFLNMMA; encoded by the exons ACCTCATGGATTAGCTGGCAGTCCAGTTATCTCTGATATCTCTCTCATTCGACTGTCGCCTCACGCTGCAGCTACCGGAGAATCCCCCTTCAACCCACCACACCCGTATGTCAACCCACACATGGAGCACTACCTGCGATCAGTCCATAGCAGCCCCACTCTCTCCATGATCTCTGCAGCACGAGGACTGAGCCCCGCTGACG CAGTGACCCATGAACACCTGAAGGAGCGGAGCTTGTTTGGCCTGCCCCCTCCTCCACCTGGGGCCAATCCCTCAGAGTACTATCACCTCATCGCCAGTCACCGCAGTCCTTATGGAGACCTGCTCATGCAGACGGGGGCCGCAGCTGCTCACCTTCCTGACTACATGAGCCCAGTGGACA TGTCCCGTTTCCCCAGTCCCAGACTGACGCCGAGGGTGAGCAGGAAGCGAGCGCTGTCCATCTCTCCTGTCTCGGATGCCAGCATCGACCTGCAGACCATGATCCGCACCTCGCCCAATTCTCTGGTGGCCTACATCAATAACTCCCGCTCCAGCTCGGCTGCCAGCAGCTCTTACGGCCACCTCTCTGTTGGGGCCATCAG TCCATCCTTCACATTCCCACATCCTATCACACCAGTTGCATACCACCAGCTGTTGTCCCAACAGAGAGGTCTAAATGCATTTGGACACACTCCCCCCCTTCTGCAGCCTTCTCCTTCCCTCAGTACCAGGCAGCAGACGCTGGTGGCAGCTGCTGCTCTGACCAACAACAACAGCGCCGACACCAACACAGAGTCCAGCCAG AATGCTGGTGGAGATCCTGCTGTCAGCAGCACTGTCAACCCTATGATCTTCAAGAGGTCAAAGGTGAAGACTGAAGCAGATGGACCCCACCCCATCTCACCTGGTTCTCAG GATCACATGGAGTTACGGGAGGAACTTGATAAAGATGAATGCAAGCAAGAACCTGAGGCCGTGTATGAGACCAACTGCCACTGGGAGGGATGTTCCAAAGAGTACGACACCCAGGACCAGCTAGTTCAT CATATCAATAACGACCACATCCATGGAGAGAAGAAGGAGTTTGTGTGCCGATGGGAGGAGTGCTCACGAGAACAGAAGCCTTTTAAGGCCCAGTACATGCTTGTGGTTCACATGCGTCGACACACTGGGGAGAAGCCCCATAAGTGCACA TTTGAAGGTTGCTCGAAAGCTTACTCTCGACTGGAAAACCTCAAAACTCACTTGAGGTCCCACACAGGGGAGAAACCTTATGTATGCGAGCATGAGGGTTGCAACAAGGCGTTTTCCAATGCTTCAGACCGAGCCAAGCACCAGAACCGCACACACTCAAATGAG AAACCATATGTGTGCAAGATCCCAGGTTGCACAAAACGCTATACAGACCCCAGTTCTCTCAGGAAACATGTGAAGACCGTTCATGGTCCAGAAGCACATGTCACTAAGAAGCAGCGTGGTGATGCACCACCTAAACCTCACCCCCCTAAAGGGAATGGAGAAAATGAGGCACACACAAAGCATGTAAGGGGAAGAACAGACGGGTTAGGGGAGGCCAACAGCACCACCCGAGGAGTGGAGGATTGCCAACATGTCAAGTCTATCAAGACGGAAAACACAGTG ATGTATCAGTCCAGCCCTGGTGGTCAGTCATCATGTAGCAGTGAGCCATCGCCACTTGGCAGTGCCACCAACAATGACAGTGGAGTAGAGATGGCCATGCACAGTGGAGGCAGTTTGGGGGACCTGAGTGCTTTAGATGACACGCCTGTAGTAGATTCTACCGGTTCTCCAGGTACTTCTGCAGGAGTAGGTCTTCAGCTGCGTAAAAACAGGGGACTACTACATCTTGAGCACATCAAGAAGGAAAAACTAAAAACTGTAAGAGACTCCTGCTCCTGGGCAAATGCTTCACCTCAAGTCCGAAATACCAAGCTGCCTCCAATACCCTCTATTG ACTCATTGCTGGAGACTTCAAATACGGGCACTCAGATGCCTGGACCTCCAACGCAACGTTCAGGAGATTTGTCTTCGTATGAGATGACAATGCTAAATCAGCTGCATGAGCGCAGAGACAGCTCCACCAGCACAATGAGCTCAGCATATACGCTAAGTCGTCGGTCCTCTGGTATTTCACCCTGCTACTCCAGTCGTCGCTCTAGCGAGGCTTCGCAATTTGGAGTCCGCAACAACAATGTCAGCTCAGCAGATTCCTATGACCCCATCTCCACAGATATGTCGCGGCGCTCCAGTGAAGCTAGCCAATGCGGCGGTGCAGGTGGACTACCAAGTTTACTAAATCTCACGCCGGCACAACACTACCGTCTCAAGGCGAAATACGCTGCAGCCACAGGGGGTGCACCACCGACACCTCTACCCAACATGGATCGCATGAGTCTTAGAACTAGAATGGCCCTGTACAATGACTCGCAAGAAAGTTCAACACATTTGCACCATTCCCAAGGTGTAATCAACTCAAGACGCTGCAGTGACACCGGCTACAGTGCCCCTGGCATGATGCCTCATGAAGTTCAGGCTAACCTCCTGCGACGAGCAAGTGATCCTGTTCGTCGTACAACTTTCGACCCGCTCTCCTTGCCAAGGGTTCAGCGTTTCAACAGCATCAGCAACATGAACTTATCGCGTCTGCCTGCGTTAGATCGACGTGCTTTCAACTTGCAGAGCAACACTTGTTCTGATGGCAGCTTGCACCGTCATCCCTTCAGCCAAAGGCCACCTAGTATTTCAGAGAATGTTTTAATGGAGAATATGGCCAGTGAAGGAGGTGATCAGCAAGAGGATGATATAGTACTTCCGGATGACATGGTACAGTACCTCAGGTCCCAGAATGGTAGCTCACATCAGGACCTAGGGATTTCTGTCAATGGCGGTCATGCACTAGACTTCCATGGTAATATGACCTCCCAACAACAACAGATCTACGGGCAATGGCGAATTGGCATGGCAAGCAACACTGGAAGCCATGTAGAGCCTATTTGCTCACATCCAGAGCAAACGGCTGATACTCAAGACATGAACAAGAACAACATGCCTGTGCAATGGAACGAGGTCAGTTCTGGTTCTGTAGATACAACTGCAAGGCTTCCAAAGCAGCAACAACTCCGAGGGAACTTGGCAGTGGTTCAGCAGAAGCAGAATTTTGGACCTTACCAAGGCTTTGGCACTAATCAACAGATAGTACCAATGAACCAGAATCTGGCTAGCATGCAACAGGGTTATCCACAAAGGACCATCCAGAGGATGAACTCTGTCCAGCAGTATCGGCAGTCTGTTACTAATCCGTGTCAGAATCTCAGCGAGCAAGTAAACCCTCAGTCGGTATATCGGCAGGACCTCAATTTCAACTCCAGTCAACACCTAACATGTAACAGCATGGGTCCACCCAATGGGAGAGCGGTGCAAAACCAACAGATGCAGAATTACAGATCAAACTTTACACACATGAATAATATGAATAACGCCAACCAGCAAAATTACGTTCCCCTTACTGCCGGTCAAAATGCAGGCAGAGGACAAATACAGCCCAGACCTCCATCCGAGCCCAAACCTTTGAATAGGCAACACTCAGGGTCAGGTATGGTTCAGCAGAATGGTTGCTCCCTGTCCAACGCCAACTCCTCAGAAGCTAGCCCAAAGAGACCAGGTGACTTTGGTCAACACGGCAATGGGAATGGCACTGTGTACTATTCAGGAGAGATCCATATGTTGGACCCCATCGTGGATTATGGTTCTCCCATGTCCCCGTGTACAAACCAAGCCCCTGTTGCTTCAGTGTCTACAATGGCTTCTCCTGGGGTTAATCAGGTCACCAGCACAGTGGACTCCACTCAAACCCTTGAGCACACTCAAATAGACTTCGATGCCATTTTGGATGATGGAGACCATTCGAGCCTAATGTCCGGCACATTAAGTCCGGGTCTTCTGCAGAGTCTTTCGCAGAATTCCTCACGGCTCACCACCCCGCGTAACTCTGTTACTTTAGCTTCGATACCGGCAGGTATTGGCAACATGGCCATTGGTGACATGAGCTCAATGTTAACGGCCCTTGCAGAGGAAAGCAAATTCTTAAACATGATGGCATGA